The Candidatus Methanoperedens sp. genome has a window encoding:
- the arcS gene encoding archaeosine synthase subunit alpha produces the protein MSKIFEIIHRDAAARIGKLVLDKEISTPAIIQIHEKDSSVIDSGSLWKKTAPPEPDANKIVILPHKSLPLHTREEIIKEIQDSLPDVTTSAHTGIVVHPSTREYPESDLYVLGAARQLENKPRELVESIIRLKENTRADSLLYAPALATPENLSMLVYMGVDIVDDTLPIIKAYQDIYLTNWGEHHLDRLHEFPCACKACNSNTPHELLKLPKKERIELLSSHNTQKLGEELRAVREFIRSGYLREYVERQCRSRPWLTAALRLIDSQYLFLERRTPIFRSNTLYANTVESFNRVEIKRFAQRIIERYTAPELDTLVLLPCSAKKPYSMSLSHQKFIHALGKSRKYVHEVIISSPVGIVPRELELMYPAAHYDTPVTGHWDLEERAWVGGCLKNYLQKNKYKNIIAHVHGVYKEICETVENELGLEFIYTADEGVTLHASLDKLKEAVSGLENVKKRTSERAKLDIFRASADYQFGCGAGDMLVMDDAVVRAPYPKFQLFQDKQLVTLVPQYGTLALTLEGAQRLRNHPFYRVKIGEFIPHSSILAPGVLDADPKICPNDEVIVEGEKFFGVGRALMSGWEMKECGRGVAVELRHSKKIEKITADERR, from the coding sequence GTGAGTAAAATATTCGAAATTATCCACCGTGATGCAGCAGCCAGAATCGGCAAACTGGTTCTGGATAAGGAAATATCAACTCCAGCCATCATCCAGATTCACGAAAAAGATAGCTCTGTAATAGATTCAGGCTCTCTCTGGAAAAAGACCGCGCCTCCTGAACCTGATGCAAATAAGATAGTAATCCTTCCCCATAAATCACTGCCCCTGCATACAAGAGAGGAAATCATAAAAGAAATCCAGGATTCGCTTCCAGATGTGACCACATCGGCGCATACAGGCATTGTCGTCCACCCTTCCACCCGCGAATATCCTGAATCAGACCTGTACGTCCTCGGCGCGGCAAGACAGCTTGAAAACAAGCCCAGAGAACTCGTTGAATCAATCATCAGGCTCAAGGAAAACACGCGCGCCGATTCGCTTCTCTACGCGCCCGCTCTCGCCACACCTGAGAACCTCTCCATGCTTGTGTACATGGGCGTGGACATAGTGGATGATACATTACCTATAATCAAAGCGTACCAGGATATTTATTTGACGAACTGGGGCGAGCATCACCTTGACAGGCTGCATGAATTCCCCTGCGCATGTAAGGCATGCAATTCGAATACCCCGCATGAACTGTTAAAACTACCCAAAAAAGAACGCATCGAGCTGTTATCGAGCCATAATACTCAAAAGCTCGGCGAGGAACTGCGCGCAGTGCGCGAGTTCATAAGGTCAGGATATCTCCGCGAGTACGTGGAACGACAGTGCAGGTCGCGTCCCTGGCTCACTGCTGCGCTCCGCCTCATAGACTCGCAATACTTATTTCTTGAAAGAAGAACGCCGATTTTCAGGTCGAATACCCTGTACGCCAACACCGTGGAATCGTTTAACAGGGTTGAAATCAAACGGTTTGCACAGCGGATAATAGAGCGCTACACTGCGCCCGAACTGGATACGCTTGTGCTTCTTCCCTGCTCTGCAAAAAAACCTTATTCCATGTCGCTGTCACATCAGAAATTCATCCATGCCCTTGGAAAATCCAGAAAATATGTGCATGAAGTAATAATCTCATCGCCTGTGGGGATTGTCCCGCGCGAGCTTGAATTAATGTATCCCGCTGCACATTACGATACGCCTGTGACAGGTCACTGGGATCTGGAGGAGAGGGCATGGGTCGGAGGTTGCCTTAAAAACTACCTTCAAAAAAATAAATACAAAAACATCATCGCGCATGTGCACGGGGTGTACAAGGAAATTTGCGAAACGGTGGAAAACGAGCTCGGCTTAGAGTTTATTTATACGGCAGACGAAGGTGTTACTTTACACGCATCCCTTGATAAACTAAAAGAGGCTGTTTCAGGGCTCGAAAACGTTAAAAAAAGAACAAGCGAGCGGGCAAAACTTGACATTTTCCGGGCATCTGCGGATTACCAGTTCGGGTGTGGCGCAGGTGATATGCTGGTTATGGATGATGCGGTTGTAAGAGCACCCTATCCCAAGTTCCAGTTATTCCAGGATAAACAGCTAGTCACCTTAGTCCCGCAATACGGCACACTAGCCTTGACTTTGGAAGGAGCGCAGCGGCTTCGCAATCACCCGTTTTACAGGGTGAAGATTGGGGAGTTCATTCCCCACAGCAGCATCCTTGCGCCCGGGGTTCTGGATGCAGACCCCAAGATTTGCCCAAATGATGAGGTGATAGTGGAGGGTGAGAAGTTTTTCGGGGTTGGGCGCGCTCTCATGAGCGGGTGGGAGATGAAGGAGTGCGGGAGGGGTGTGGCAGTGGAACTTCGGCATTCAAAGAAGATTGAAAAAATAACCGCGGATGAACGCAGATAA
- a CDS encoding beta-propeller fold lactonase family protein, with the protein MTNAAAGNEVIRYDRAADGTLSLSGTFSTNGHGTGSSLGSQGGLVPSEDGDMLLAVNAGSNEISAFRVKSKGLMLTDKVSSGGTLPISIAIHKDLVYVLNAGGTGNISGFHLSNKGKLSPIPGSTLPLSGGAVGPAEIAFDPDGKVLVVTEKTNNKIDTYTVNKKGIANGPITRTSNGAEPFGFAFDKKGHLIVSEAASNALSSYAVDDHGNLVTISGSVPDFQIAACWVVVTKNGKFAYTNNAHSGTISSYEIGKTGMISLLDSIAGTPGAGNIDLALSKNSKFLYSLNSGAHTIAGFRVNPDGSLIAVPTVGVPIGANGLASR; encoded by the coding sequence ATGACTAATGCTGCAGCAGGCAATGAGGTGATACGCTATGACCGGGCGGCTGATGGTACATTAAGCCTCTCCGGTACCTTCTCAACTAATGGTCATGGGACGGGAAGCAGCCTTGGTAGCCAAGGCGGACTGGTACCCAGCGAAGACGGCGATATGCTCTTGGCGGTCAATGCAGGAAGCAATGAGATTTCTGCCTTCCGGGTGAAATCCAAAGGATTGATGCTTACTGACAAGGTCAGCTCAGGCGGAACTCTGCCAATCAGCATCGCAATCCATAAAGATCTGGTGTACGTCCTTAACGCTGGCGGAACCGGTAATATTTCTGGTTTCCATCTGAGCAATAAAGGCAAGCTGTCACCGATTCCCGGATCTACCCTACCGTTGAGTGGTGGTGCTGTTGGTCCTGCAGAGATAGCTTTCGATCCTGATGGAAAGGTGCTTGTGGTCACAGAGAAAACAAACAACAAGATTGATACGTACACAGTAAACAAAAAAGGAATTGCGAATGGACCTATTACACGTACTTCTAATGGCGCTGAACCATTTGGGTTCGCATTTGATAAAAAAGGACATCTCATAGTCAGTGAAGCTGCTTCCAACGCTCTTTCTTCGTACGCTGTGGATGATCATGGCAATCTGGTAACAATAAGTGGTTCTGTCCCTGATTTCCAGATTGCAGCCTGCTGGGTTGTAGTAACTAAAAATGGGAAGTTCGCCTATACAAATAATGCACATAGCGGCACTATCTCGAGTTACGAAATCGGTAAAACAGGGATGATTTCCCTTCTCGATTCCATCGCAGGAACACCCGGCGCAGGAAATATTGACCTGGCATTAAGTAAGAACAGCAAGTTCCTGTATAGCCTGAACTCAGGAGCTCACACAATTGCTGGCTTCCGGGTTAATCCGGATGGCAGCCTTATAGCGGTACCGACGGTTGGCGTACCCATCGGGGCCAATGGTCTGGCGTCTCGCTAA
- a CDS encoding radical SAM protein produces the protein MIKEITVKTALSPSKLPGLDYALNPYRGCAHACVYCYAPSVIHWDRGKWGELVEVKMNLPRILSKELRRKKGVVGLGTVTDPYQPAEKKYEITRRCLELLLRHDFPVCIQTKSSLVLRDMDLLKQFSNIEVGVTLTALVDGIRAKMEPCASSVEERLLALSELERNGIKTWVFLGPVMPYITGVEALVEAIAEVKPRYVLVDRLRLKEGVWERVREFIAGFKPELLTDYERIFLKGEDYYSGVFERVLRRCEEKGVRCEINRLK, from the coding sequence ATGATAAAAGAAATAACAGTGAAAACCGCGCTCTCCCCATCAAAGCTCCCCGGCCTGGATTATGCCCTCAATCCTTACAGGGGCTGCGCGCATGCCTGCGTCTATTGCTACGCACCGTCGGTCATACATTGGGATAGAGGAAAGTGGGGCGAGCTTGTGGAGGTCAAGATGAATCTTCCGCGCATCCTGTCAAAGGAACTGCGAAGGAAAAAAGGTGTTGTGGGGCTTGGAACAGTGACAGACCCGTACCAGCCCGCGGAGAAGAAATACGAAATTACTCGCAGGTGCCTTGAACTTCTTTTGCGGCATGATTTTCCAGTGTGCATCCAGACAAAATCTTCTCTTGTGCTGAGGGATATGGATTTGTTGAAACAATTTTCAAATATTGAGGTGGGAGTGACCCTAACGGCGCTCGTTGATGGTATAAGGGCAAAAATGGAACCCTGCGCATCGAGTGTGGAGGAGAGGCTGCTCGCGCTTTCGGAACTTGAGAGGAATGGGATTAAAACATGGGTCTTCCTCGGACCTGTGATGCCGTATATTACTGGTGTTGAGGCGCTGGTTGAGGCTATCGCAGAAGTGAAGCCGAGGTATGTGCTTGTGGACAGGCTGAGGCTGAAGGAGGGGGTGTGGGAGAGGGTTAGGGAGTTTATTGCGGGATTTAAGCCTGAGCTGCTTACCGATTACGAGAGGATTTTTTTGAAGGGTGAGGATTATTACAGCGGGGTTTTTGAGAGGGTTTTGAGGAGATGCGAGGAGAAGGGGGTGAGGTGTGAAATAAACAGGTTAAAGTAG
- a CDS encoding dihydrolipoyl dehydrogenase → MKEYDLIVIGTGSGINYVESMISTNPGIKIAVIDKDEPGGICLTRGCIPSKLLLYPAELVREIERAGKFGIDVQLKNINFNFVMERMRTLISKEIKMVSEGLSGNPNIDYYHEVAKFVAPYTMKVGSETITSKMIFLCTGSIPIIPPIKGLEEAGYLTSDTVLKMTELPPSIVIIGGGYIAAEYGHFFSAMGSRVTIIGRNPQFIPEEEPEISALAKRDMSRHMEIITNHEVVEVQRTGKGKKRIIARDKTSGKEIIVAADELLVASGRGPNNDILHPERGKINIDENGWISVNEYLETSQPNIWAFGDANGQYLFKHVANYESSIVYSNAVLKKRVKIDYYAVPHAVFSYPEIASVGMNEKDAIKRYGEENVLIGFEKYEDTAKGEAMDVKDYFVKVIVETGMHRILGAHIIGPHASILIQEIINLMYTPQESADSIMLGMHIHPALSEVVKNAFYSLMPPAHYHHILENMNLEPESTS, encoded by the coding sequence GTGAAAGAGTACGACTTGATTGTGATAGGCACAGGTTCAGGGATTAACTATGTTGAATCAATGATAAGCACGAATCCGGGAATTAAAATCGCGGTTATTGATAAAGACGAACCCGGCGGGATATGCCTGACAAGGGGATGCATCCCATCAAAACTTCTTCTTTATCCTGCAGAGCTTGTCAGGGAAATTGAAAGAGCAGGAAAATTCGGCATCGATGTACAGCTTAAAAACATCAATTTTAATTTCGTGATGGAAAGGATGAGAACACTCATCTCAAAAGAAATTAAAATGGTCAGTGAAGGATTGTCCGGCAATCCGAACATCGATTATTATCACGAGGTTGCAAAGTTCGTTGCTCCCTATACTATGAAGGTAGGAAGCGAGACAATTACCTCAAAAATGATCTTCCTCTGTACAGGTTCAATACCCATTATACCACCAATAAAAGGGCTGGAAGAAGCAGGATATCTGACAAGCGATACGGTATTGAAGATGACAGAACTTCCACCCAGCATTGTCATTATAGGCGGCGGATATATCGCTGCCGAGTACGGGCATTTCTTTTCTGCAATGGGTTCAAGGGTGACCATCATTGGAAGAAATCCACAGTTCATTCCTGAGGAAGAACCTGAGATATCAGCCTTGGCGAAGAGGGATATGTCAAGACACATGGAAATCATCACAAATCATGAGGTTGTAGAAGTGCAAAGGACAGGTAAAGGGAAGAAAAGGATAATTGCAAGGGACAAAACCAGCGGCAAGGAAATAATAGTGGCTGCGGATGAGCTTCTTGTTGCATCAGGAAGGGGACCGAATAACGATATATTGCATCCCGAAAGGGGAAAAATTAATATTGATGAAAACGGGTGGATCTCTGTGAATGAATATCTTGAAACCTCGCAGCCGAATATCTGGGCGTTCGGTGATGCAAACGGGCAGTATCTTTTCAAGCATGTTGCAAATTACGAATCTAGTATTGTTTACTCTAATGCAGTCCTGAAGAAAAGGGTCAAAATTGACTACTATGCAGTTCCCCATGCCGTTTTTTCCTATCCTGAAATAGCCAGCGTGGGAATGAACGAAAAGGACGCCATCAAAAGATATGGTGAGGAGAATGTGCTAATAGGTTTCGAGAAGTATGAAGACACAGCTAAAGGCGAGGCAATGGATGTGAAAGATTATTTTGTAAAGGTGATAGTTGAAACTGGCATGCACAGGATTCTGGGTGCGCATATAATTGGTCCACATGCCTCGATACTTATCCAGGAAATCATAAACCTCATGTACACTCCACAAGAAAGTGCAGACTCTATTATGCTTGGAATGCACATCCATCCGGCATTAAGCGAGGTTGTTAAGAACGCGTTCTATTCGCTTATGCCTCCGGCACATTACCATCATATTCTGGAGAATATGAACCTGGAACCCGAGTCTACATCCTGA
- a CDS encoding Nre family DNA repair protein, producing MEGPDSLFSGKSDALCILCRGAKLLCGKQRCPVLVKFYSNVRVKSLTDSLSIDGSSPPGVFVGRIGYPYVSVGPLIPPSHGDTTLLDTPEMWIGKSIDDIVDFRSQLVRGKHLVHIRDLESNHIIEATREMALSKSPVDVEAEFLKKPSARLVLDDEVQPFGPTAPLKKIDLGNTKLDQRMEKAYNDTDLKAKDAVLELYKKDTLISSIQKAFSVGSFGEGKARRFVPTRWSITAVDSMIGAHLMEKMKDFTLINEYMVFESWQLDNRFVVLMMPRAWSYELIEAWYPNTVWNPFGKEVAIMSSSEGYEGRTTYAEIGGCYYAARFAVNEYLVKEKRQARVVILREAHPGYIMPVGVWNVRENVRAALKSPARNFSSLDDAFAYISTRLVIPKARWIKESTVLKDTLYQRGLEDFFRM from the coding sequence ATGGAAGGTCCGGATTCACTATTTAGCGGCAAGAGTGATGCACTCTGCATTCTTTGTCGGGGAGCGAAATTATTATGCGGCAAACAGAGATGCCCTGTCCTTGTCAAATTCTATTCCAACGTTAGGGTGAAATCGCTCACGGACAGCCTCAGCATTGATGGTTCTTCCCCGCCGGGAGTGTTTGTGGGAAGAATCGGGTATCCATACGTTTCCGTGGGCCCTTTAATCCCTCCCTCGCATGGGGACACAACCCTTCTGGACACACCCGAGATGTGGATTGGTAAGAGCATCGATGATATCGTGGATTTCCGCTCTCAACTGGTAAGGGGAAAACATCTTGTACACATAAGAGACCTTGAAAGCAACCACATAATAGAAGCTACGCGGGAGATGGCACTCTCCAAGTCTCCTGTAGATGTGGAGGCTGAGTTCTTGAAAAAGCCAAGTGCAAGGCTGGTACTGGATGATGAGGTCCAGCCCTTCGGCCCCACCGCGCCTCTTAAGAAGATAGACCTCGGAAATACGAAGCTTGACCAGAGGATGGAGAAGGCGTATAACGATACCGATCTTAAGGCAAAGGATGCGGTGCTTGAACTCTACAAGAAGGATACTTTAATCTCGAGCATCCAGAAAGCCTTTAGCGTGGGCTCATTCGGGGAAGGGAAAGCGCGCCGTTTTGTCCCCACAAGGTGGAGCATTACAGCCGTCGACAGCATGATAGGCGCCCATCTGATGGAGAAGATGAAGGATTTCACGTTGATTAACGAATACATGGTTTTTGAGTCGTGGCAGCTGGATAACAGGTTCGTGGTCCTGATGATGCCGCGCGCCTGGAGCTATGAGCTTATAGAGGCGTGGTATCCCAATACCGTGTGGAACCCGTTCGGAAAGGAGGTGGCGATAATGTCTTCCTCCGAGGGTTATGAAGGAAGAACCACGTACGCTGAGATAGGGGGCTGCTATTATGCTGCGAGGTTTGCTGTGAATGAATACCTCGTTAAAGAGAAAAGGCAGGCGCGCGTGGTGATACTCAGGGAGGCCCATCCGGGTTACATCATGCCTGTCGGAGTATGGAACGTGAGGGAGAATGTGAGGGCTGCGCTGAAGTCACCGGCTAGGAATTTTTCTTCTCTGGATGATGCCTTTGCGTATATTTCAACGAGGCTTGTCATCCCGAAGGCGCGGTGGATAAAGGAGAGCACTGTGTTGAAGGATACATTATACCAGAGAGGTCTTGAGGACTTCTTCAGGATGTAG
- a CDS encoding 6-pyruvoyl tetrahydropterin synthase family protein encodes MFIEIDGWMAKLRFSACHFIPNHPKCGCLHGHTYAVSVRIEGEQVGEFIIDFELVKGIVNAICDRLDHKVLIAEKDPRLRIEKKSAASIEIIESKKRYLLPLEDVMFLPTLSVSAEDMCKFFTAEMVKALKSSGADNIKKLHVRLDEGIGQGAGCEIEI; translated from the coding sequence ATGTTCATTGAGATAGACGGCTGGATGGCAAAACTGCGTTTTTCAGCGTGCCACTTCATCCCAAACCACCCGAAATGCGGATGCCTTCACGGGCATACCTATGCTGTCAGCGTGCGGATTGAAGGCGAACAGGTCGGGGAGTTCATCATTGATTTTGAGCTGGTGAAAGGGATAGTCAATGCTATTTGCGACAGGCTTGACCATAAAGTCCTGATAGCCGAGAAAGACCCCCGCCTTCGGATTGAGAAAAAAAGTGCGGCGTCTATTGAAATCATTGAAAGTAAAAAACGATACTTGTTGCCGCTGGAAGATGTCATGTTCCTGCCCACTCTATCGGTAAGCGCTGAAGACATGTGCAAATTTTTCACCGCCGAAATGGTAAAGGCGTTGAAGTCAAGCGGTGCGGATAACATCAAAAAGCTACATGTCAGGCTGGATGAAGGGATAGGTCAGGGAGCTGGCTGTGAAATAGAAATCTAA
- the purL gene encoding phosphoribosylformylglycinamidine synthase subunit PurL: MTKYIIHQKERIMVRRIEVGFKKGMRDALGESIRKRIVEDLHINVDSVRTVEVYTLDATLSNEQVKLLGEKLFADPVIQVFSDEPLAENFSWLIEVGFKPGVTDNVGTTAKKASEDILKIPLSGVYFSKQYLINGNITKEEVKRIAGGLLANSMIERWVIAGIKEWNKEKGVRLPLPVVKGKHTPSVLTLNLEASDNQLKELSRQRLLALNLSEMKAIQKYFNKADVKKDREEFCLSLPTDVEIEALAQTWSEHCKHKIFNSQITYTDEKGTKTIHSLFNTFIKRATKEINKPWLVSVFTDNAGVIKFNRDYNLVMKVETHNTPSALDPYGGAITGIVGVNRDPLGTGMGARLIFNTDVFCFASPFYDKELPPRLLHPKRIFEGVRRGVEHGGNKSGIPTVNGCIVFDDRYLGKPLVYCGTGGIMPSTINGKPSHIKEIHTGDLIVMTGGRIGKDGIHGATFSSLELDEDSPVTAVQIGDPITQKKMLDFLLEARDKGLYNAITDNGAGGLSSSVGEMAQLSGGCLIELENCPLKYAGLDPWEILLSESQERMTLAVSPDKIDEFLELAKTRDVEATVIGTFTDSGKFHAMYGDKTVAYLNMDFLHRGLPTMKLDARWETRKFEEPVLGTVELTSALKTLLSRLNICSKEYVIRQYDHEVQGGSVLKPLTGDGPSDAAVLRPLLGSMEGVVVANGICPRYGDIDTYHMTAAAIDEAVRNHICVGGSFDHLAGLDNFCWCDPVKSEKNPDGEFKLAQLVRANMALYEYTKAYGVPCISGKDSMKNDYIIGRRKISIPPTVLFSTIGKIEDVRKAVTMDAKRPDDRIYVLGMTKDELGASEYFASLGYIGNDVPKVDAGSAKKLYIALEKAIREGAVASCHDCSDGGLGVALAESAFSGELGMTVELTKVPVENIRRADTILFSESQSRFVVTVALDNVERFEAIMKGNVFADIGMVTQQQNFAVMDGEKVVLSAGIDELKEAWQKTLRW, translated from the coding sequence ATGACCAAATATATCATTCATCAAAAGGAACGAATAATGGTCAGGAGAATTGAAGTCGGTTTTAAAAAAGGGATGAGGGATGCGCTGGGTGAAAGCATTAGAAAAAGGATAGTAGAAGACCTGCATATTAATGTGGATTCTGTCAGAACTGTTGAAGTCTATACCCTTGATGCAACTCTATCAAATGAGCAGGTAAAGCTTTTGGGGGAAAAACTATTCGCGGACCCTGTGATACAGGTTTTTTCTGATGAACCCCTGGCAGAGAATTTTTCATGGCTGATAGAAGTGGGCTTCAAGCCAGGTGTGACGGATAATGTCGGGACGACGGCAAAAAAAGCCTCAGAAGACATACTGAAAATCCCGTTGAGTGGAGTTTATTTTTCAAAGCAGTACCTCATCAATGGGAACATCACAAAGGAAGAGGTCAAGCGTATTGCAGGAGGGCTTCTTGCAAACAGCATGATTGAACGATGGGTAATAGCAGGCATCAAGGAATGGAATAAAGAAAAGGGTGTGCGTCTTCCTCTCCCTGTGGTGAAAGGAAAACACACACCATCGGTCTTGACACTGAACTTAGAGGCAAGTGATAATCAATTAAAAGAACTAAGCAGGCAGCGGCTTCTTGCCCTGAACCTTTCGGAGATGAAGGCAATCCAAAAATATTTTAACAAAGCCGATGTTAAAAAAGATAGAGAAGAGTTTTGTCTTTCCCTGCCCACCGATGTGGAGATTGAGGCGCTTGCCCAGACATGGTCAGAACACTGCAAACACAAGATTTTCAACTCGCAGATAACCTATACGGATGAAAAAGGTACGAAGACTATACATTCGCTTTTCAATACTTTTATAAAGCGAGCAACTAAGGAGATCAATAAACCCTGGCTTGTTTCTGTTTTTACAGACAACGCAGGCGTGATCAAATTCAACCGCGATTATAACCTTGTTATGAAGGTGGAAACACATAACACGCCTTCTGCCCTTGACCCTTACGGCGGCGCCATTACCGGTATTGTGGGCGTTAACCGCGACCCGCTTGGCACGGGTATGGGGGCAAGACTGATTTTCAATACGGATGTTTTCTGTTTTGCCTCGCCGTTCTATGATAAGGAGTTGCCGCCTCGTCTTCTCCATCCCAAGAGGATATTTGAAGGGGTGAGGCGCGGCGTGGAGCACGGCGGAAATAAGAGCGGCATCCCCACGGTGAACGGCTGCATAGTCTTTGATGACAGGTATCTCGGAAAGCCTCTGGTGTACTGTGGCACGGGGGGGATAATGCCTTCAACAATAAACGGGAAGCCATCGCATATCAAGGAAATCCACACCGGCGACCTTATAGTGATGACCGGAGGTCGAATAGGGAAAGACGGCATACACGGCGCTACTTTCTCGTCCCTTGAGTTGGATGAGGATTCCCCTGTAACAGCGGTGCAGATAGGTGACCCCATAACCCAGAAGAAGATGCTGGATTTCCTGCTTGAAGCGAGGGATAAAGGACTGTACAACGCCATCACCGATAACGGCGCAGGAGGATTATCCTCCTCCGTGGGAGAGATGGCGCAACTCTCGGGAGGCTGTCTCATAGAACTTGAAAACTGCCCATTAAAATACGCTGGTCTTGACCCCTGGGAAATACTGCTTTCGGAATCGCAGGAGAGAATGACCCTTGCTGTTTCCCCTGATAAGATTGATGAATTCTTAGAGCTTGCAAAAACAAGGGATGTTGAGGCTACTGTCATCGGTACCTTTACAGACTCTGGAAAATTCCATGCAATGTACGGCGATAAAACCGTAGCTTATCTGAATATGGATTTCCTGCACAGAGGTCTTCCAACCATGAAACTCGATGCACGCTGGGAAACCCGTAAATTCGAAGAACCCGTGCTCGGGACTGTGGAGCTGACCTCAGCCCTTAAGACCCTCCTCTCTCGCCTCAATATCTGCTCAAAGGAATACGTTATCCGGCAGTACGACCATGAAGTGCAGGGCGGTTCAGTGCTTAAGCCGCTAACAGGCGATGGACCGAGCGATGCCGCAGTTCTAAGACCACTGCTCGGCAGCATGGAAGGTGTGGTGGTGGCGAACGGCATCTGTCCCAGATACGGCGACATTGATACCTACCACATGACCGCCGCCGCCATAGATGAAGCCGTGCGCAACCATATATGCGTGGGAGGCTCGTTCGATCACTTAGCTGGGCTTGATAATTTCTGCTGGTGCGACCCTGTGAAATCAGAGAAAAATCCTGACGGCGAATTCAAACTTGCGCAGCTTGTGAGGGCGAACATGGCTTTGTACGAATACACCAAAGCCTACGGCGTGCCCTGCATCTCGGGAAAGGACAGCATGAAGAACGATTATATCATAGGCAGGAGGAAAATCTCAATCCCGCCCACGGTGCTTTTTTCGACGATAGGCAAGATAGAGGATGTCAGGAAAGCGGTGACGATGGATGCCAAGAGACCGGATGACAGGATTTACGTCCTTGGAATGACGAAGGATGAACTCGGCGCTTCTGAGTATTTCGCTTCTCTTGGTTACATTGGAAATGACGTGCCGAAAGTGGATGCTGGTTCTGCGAAGAAGCTCTATATTGCGCTTGAAAAAGCCATCCGTGAGGGCGCTGTCGCCTCGTGCCACGACTGCTCAGACGGCGGTCTTGGAGTGGCGCTGGCTGAGAGCGCGTTCTCAGGAGAACTTGGGATGACGGTCGAGCTGACAAAGGTGCCTGTGGAGAACATCAGGCGTGCTGATACGATACTGTTTTCAGAATCCCAGAGCAGATTCGTGGTGACTGTGGCGCTGGATAATGTTGAGAGGTTCGAGGCGATAATGAAAGGCAATGTGTTTGCTGATATAGGCATGGTGACACAGCAGCAGAATTTCGCGGTGATGGACGGGGAGAAGGTGGTGCTGAGCGCGGGGATAGATGAGCTTAAGGAGGCGTGGCAGAAGACGCTGCGGTGGTAA